The following proteins are encoded in a genomic region of Triticum dicoccoides isolate Atlit2015 ecotype Zavitan chromosome 1B, WEW_v2.0, whole genome shotgun sequence:
- the LOC119322146 gene encoding rRNA biogenesis protein RRP5-like isoform X1: MAPHGDRKKGKGADRPGKPGLGPNRKEFKNHRKEEGEKAGGAEEEQEQQQPAPHPAALFNAADDGDFPRGGRSLLSRDEMAEARTEAEVEFEKEERRGKKKRKANASSGIDGDDDLGTLFGGATTGKLPRFANRITLKNISPSMKLWGVVIEVNQKDIIVSLPGGMRGFVRTEEVSDIALHGNSKDNEGSVCAEVVHVGQLVPCMVLQVDDDKKEGKAHKRVWLSLRLSRMYKGLSLDAIEDGMVLTAQVKSVEDHGYILYFGVSTFSGFMPKAGKETVKIESGQLIQCVVKGIDKTRSIIHLSSDEDLISKSIIKDLKGLSIDHLIPGMMMSARVHSVLENGVMLSFLTYFTGTADIFNLSSSFPSGNWKDDYSKNKKVNARILFVDPSTRAVGLTLNQHLLRLNVPPINVKVGEIYDKSRVLRVDKKAGLFLEIPSPTPSPGFVSIHDVSDKDVKNVEKKFREGSLTRVRVLGVRHLEGVALGTLKDSAFEGSVFTHADVKPGMVVRAKVVTVEPFGAIVQFSSGVKALCPLPHMSELDNIVKPPKKFKAGAELLFRVLGCKSKRITVTYKKSLVKSKLEVLASYADAKTGLVTHGWITKIEKHGCFVRFYNGVQGFVSRSELGLEPGIEAESVYHVGQVVKCRIVSVVPTSRKLYVSFTMSSNRVIQADTAKVGTIVSGVVERLTPATVVVSVNGFSKGSILNEQLADHHGQAAQLKNLLKPGHEFNQLLVLDTEGQNLVLSAKHSLINTANDIPSEISQMQSGAVVHGYICNIIEAGCFVRFLGHLTGFSPKDKAVDRPIEKLSDVFCVGQSVRSHVLNVNAESARVKLSLQQSMCSSPDCSFIQGYFLLDQKIAALKYSGPSTSHDWVKYFGIGSLVKGEVGAVEEYGVILNFKDHPDVVGLVEHHQLGGSTVKVGSSVKGLVVDLSDGVVNLSLKPELVGSVSKDGKKKKRHRAANLDLELREEVNAVVEIVKDSYVVLSVPEYNHAIGFAPLMDYNSQLLPQHHYDNGQCITVVVGSIPSSDPSGRLILLPKGSAQDSSISSSKRAKKKSDYKVGSLVEAEIIDIKPLEVISKFGVNLHGRIHITEVLEEDCSEHPFSKLKIGQKVHARIVAQAEHSAKTGRNLKWELSIKPSLLKADLEELTASEAELNHSINDIVRAYVVKVDTEWIWLTVSRKFMAHLFILDSSVEPSELKEFQQRYSVGQAVKGHIIGVNREKRLLRLKAFDNQCMLEDIDDTQKTASSIAEHTKEGDIIGGRIQRILPGVGGLVIQIGPHLHGRVHYTEIVDSWVPEPLSGIHEGQFVKCKVLAVSRQAEGSLRVDLSLRSRKLDDSTICGPRFEKINDLCPGTEVKGYVKNVNPKGCFIMLSRMVEARIILSNLSDEYVENPQKDFSVGMFVQGRVLSAEPLSGKVEVSLRRSTGSKSQKLDDISYSDLHVGDIVDGQVKRVESYGLFVTIKSSELVGLCHVSELSDEPVLDINACYKAGDMVKAKILKIDEDRHRVSLGLKESYFDSDLTDDENGNGRVPMDISRAPQMSGGFNSTLVLPGPEPRASVPPLQVSLDEYEGSDQEGDQKAHEIANGSESNVKKSDRRLKEKARKQREIEISALEERALQKDIPQTPDEFEKLVRSSPNSSFVWIKYMAFLLDLADVEKARSVAERALRTINIREEEEKLNVWVAYFNLENEYGSPREDAVKKIFQRALQYCDPKKVHLALLGMYERTKQNELADELFDRMTKRFKTSCKIWLRRIQFSLTQGKDVEYIKSVVNRALLSLPQSKRIKFLTQTAILEFKCGVAEEGRSRFELILREYPKRTDIWSVYLDQEIRLGDTEIIRALFDRVTCLSLPPKKMKFLFKKYLRYEKAQGDEERIEHVKQKALEYVEISRA; this comes from the exons ATGGCGCCGCACGGCGACAGGAAGAAGGGGAAGGGCGCGGACCGCCCGGGCAAGCCGGGGCTGGGCCCCAACCGCAAGGAGTTCAAAAACCACCGCAAGGAGGAGGGGGAGAAGGCGGGCGGcgcagaggaggagcaggagcagcagcagcCGGCGCCGCACCCCGCGGCTCTGTTCAACGCCGCCGACGACGGCGATTTCCCCAGAG GAGGGCGCAGCCTCCTGAGCAGGGACGAGATGGCCGAGGCGCGCACCGAGGCCGAGGTGGAGTTcgagaaggaggagaggagggggaagaagaagaggaaagccaacGCCTCCTCGGGAATCGACGGCGATGATGACCTGGGGACCCTCTTCGGCGGGGCTACCACCGGGAAGCTCCCACGCTTCGCCAATCGCATCACCTTGAAG AATATTTCACCAAGCATGAAGCTTTGGGGTGTTGTAATCGAAGTTAACCAAAAAGACATTATAGTGAGTCTACCTGGCGGAATGAGAGGGTTTGTTCGCACAGAGGAAGTTTCGGACATTGCTTTGCATGGAAATAGCAAg GATAATGAGGGCAGTGTATGTGCTGAAGTTGTTCATGTTGGTCAGCTTGTACCTTGTATGGTTCTGCAAGTTGATGATGATAAGAAAGAAGGAAAAGCACACAAACGGGTTTGGTTATCATTGCGGTTGAGCCGGATGTACAAGGGTCTTTCTCTGGATGCTATCGAGGACGGAATG GTGCTCACTGCTCAAGTGAAAAGCGTCGAGGACCATGGTTACATTCTTTATTTCGGAGTATCCACATTTAGTGGATTTATGCCGAAAGCTGGCAAAG AAACTGTGAAGATTGAGAGCGGACAACTCATACAATGTGTCGTGAAGGGGATTGATAAAACTCGCTCTATTATTCACTTGAGTTCCGATGAAGACTTGATCTCTAAATCCATT ATTAAAGATCTGAAAGGCCTTTCCATTGATCATCTAATTCCTGGCATGATGATGAGTGCACGTGTTCATTCAGTCCTTGAAAATGGAGTTATGCTATCATTTCTTACTTACTTCACTGGAACG GCTGATATTTTTAATTTGTCGAGCTCCTTCCCTTCTGGTAATTGGAAAGATGATTACAGCAAGAATAAGAAG GTAAATGCCCGCATCTTGTTTGTTGATCCGTCAACAAGAGCAGTTGGGCTTACATTGAACCAACACTTACTTCGTCTTAATGTACCCCCCATT AATGTTAAAGTTGGAGAAATATATGACAAATCACGGGTGCTGAGGGTGGATAAAAAGGCTGGTCTTTTTCTTGAAATACCTTCTCCAACTCCATCACCTGGATTTGTTAGT ATACACGATGTATCAGACAAGGATGTGAAGAATGTGGAGAAGAAGTTTAGGGAAGGCAGCTTGACACGTGTCCGTGTACTTGGAGTGCGACATCTTGAAGGAGTTGCACTAGGCACCCTAAAG GACAGTGCTTTTGAAGGTTCTGTTTTCACTCACGCTGATGTCAAACCAGGAATGGTAGTGAGAGCTAAGGTAGTTACTGTTGAGCCTTTTGGCGCAATTGTGCAGTTTTCAAGTGGTGTGAAAGCACTTTGCCCACTTCCTCACATGTCTGAGTTAGATAACATTGTAAAGCCACCGAAGAAATTTAAG GCTGGAGCTGAACTACTTTTTCGTGTTTTGGGTTGCAAATCCAAGAGAATAACAGTGACATACAAGAAGTCTCTG GTCAAATCAAAACTTGAAGTGTTGGCCTCGTATGCTGATGCCAAGACTGGTTTAGTGACTCATGGATGGATTACTAAAATAGAAAAGCATGGGTGCTTCGTGAGATTTTACAATGGAGTTCAGGGGTTTGTTAGCAG ATCTGAACTTGGACTAGAGCCAGGCATTGAAGCTGAAAGTGTTTATCATGTTGGACAAGTTGTCAAATGTAGAATTGTAAGCGTGGTCCCCACTTCAAGGAAACTATATGTTAGTTTTACAATGTCTTCTAATAG GGTCATTCAAGCTGATACTGCAAAGGTGGGTACTATTGTCTCTGGTGTTGTGGAGCGACTTACTCCTGCAACTGTTGTGGTCAGTGTCAATGGCTTCTCCAAGGGATCTATACTTAATGAACAGTTGGCAGATCATCATG GCCAAGCTGCTCAGTTGAAGAATTTGTTGAAGCCTGGCCATGAGTTCAACCAGCTTTTAGTTCTTG ATACTGAAGGCCAAAATTTAGTTCTTTCCGCTAAGCACTCACTTATCAACACCGCAAATGACATTCCATCAGAGATATCACAGATGCAATCTGGAGCTGTAGTTCAT GGTTACATTTGCAACATCATCGAAGCTGGTTGTTTTGTTCGCTTTCTTGGACATCTAACTGGTTTCTCTCCCAAGGATAAA GCGGTTGACAGGCCGATAGAAAAGCTTTCTGATGTGTTCTGTGTTGGCCAATCAGTTCGTAGTCATGTCCTCAAT GTGAATGCGGAATCTGCTCGAGTAAAGCTTTCACTCCAACAGTCCATGTGCTCTTCACCTGATTGTTCATTTATTCAAGGATATTTTCTTCTCGATCAGAAG ATTGCGGCATTGAAGTATTCAGGTCCTAGTACTTCTCATGATTGGGTGAAATATTTTGGCATTGGTAGCTTGGTTAAGGGTGAGGTGGGAGCAGTAGAAGAATATGGTGTTATCCTTAACTTCAAAGACCATCCTGATGTTGTTGGTCTAGTTGAACATCATCAGC TTGGTGGCAGTACTGTAAAAGTGGGTTCTTCTGTGAAGGGTCTTGTTGTGGATTTATCTGATGGAGTTGTAAATTTATCGCTTAAACCTGAACTAGTTGGCAGTGTCAGCAAGGATGGGAAAAAGaag AAACGTCACAGAGCCGCAAATTTGGACTTGGAGCTTCGGGAAGAAGTCAATGCAGTTGTGGAGATAGTCAAAGACAGCTATGTG GTTCTTTCTGTCCCTGAGTATAATCATGCAATAGGCTTTGCACCGTTGATGGATTACAACTCACAATTGCTTCCTCAACATCACTATGATAATGGGCAGTG CATTACCGTCGTCGTTGGAAGTATCCCAAGTTCTGACCCTTCTGGAAGACTTATCCTTCTCCCGAAAGGATCAGCCCAGGATTCTAGTATCTCTAGTTCTAAAAGGGCTAAGAAGAAATCAGACTACAAAGTTGGGTCACTTGTTGAAGCAGAG ATTATTGATATCAAGCCGCTTGAGGTTATTTCGAAATTTGGTGTCAATCTTCATGGAAGGATTCATATTACTGAG GTCCTTGAAGAAGATTGCAGTGAGCATCCCTTTAGTAAACTCAAAATCGGGCAAAAGGTCCATGCAAGAATTGTTGCACAAGCGGAACATTCAGCAAAAACTGGCAGAAATTTGAAATGGGAACTATCTATTAAGCCATCCTTGCTTAAAG CAGACTTGGAAGAATTAACTGCATCTGAAGCTGAATTGAATCATTCAATTAATGACATTGTGCGTGCTTATGTCGTCAAGGTGGATACAGAGTGGATCTGGTTAACTGTATCCAGAAAGTTCATGGCTCATTTATTTATTCTCGATAGTTCAGTTGAGCCGAGTGAACTAAAAGAGTTCCAACAGCGTTATAGTGTCGGTCAAGCAGTGAAAGGACACATTATTGGGGTGAACAGAGAGAAAAGGTTGTTGAGGCTGAAAGCATTTGATAACCAATGCATGCTCGAGGATATAGATGACACACAAAAAACAGCATCTTCCATTGCTGAACACACGAAGGAAGGAGATATCATTGGCGGACGCATCCAAAGGATTCTACCTGGTGTTGGTGGGCTTGTCATCCAGATTGGACCTCATCTTCATGGAAGAGTTCATTATACTGAAATTGTTGATTCGTGGGTACCTGAACCCCTATCTGGGATCCATGAAGGCCAATTTGTGAAGTGCAAGGTCCTGGCTGTAAGCCGCCAAGCTGAAGGATCTCTCCGAGTTGACCTATCACTTCGCTCAAGAAAACTTGATGATTC GACAATTTGCGGTCCCCGGTTTGAGAAGATCAACGATCTGTGCCCCGGTACAGAGGTTAAG GGTTATGTGAAGAATGTGAATCCCAAAGGGTGTTTCATCATGCTTTCTCGAATGGTTGAGGCTAGGATTATTTTGTCAAATCTGTCAGATGAGTATGTCGAAAATCCTCAGAAGGATTTCTCAGTTGGAATGTTTGTACAGGGAAG GGTATTGTCTGCGGAACCACTATCAGGGAAAGTTGAGGTATCACTTAGGAGGAGCACTGGTAGCAAATCACAGAAGTTGGATGACATTAGCTACAGTGACCTACATGTTGGGGACATCGTTGATGGTCAAGTTAAACGGGTTGAATCCTATGGATTATTTGTGACAATCAAGAGCAGCGAACTG GTGGGCTTGTGTCATGTATCAGAACTTTCTGATGAACCAGTTCTTGATATCAACGCTTGCTACAAAGCTGGCGATATGGTTAAAGCTAAAATTTTGAAG ATTGACGAGGATCGGCACCGAGTGTCCCTTGGCCTTAAGGAATCTTACTTTGACTCTGATCTGACTGATGATGaaaatggcaatggaagggttCCCATGGACATCAGCCGTGCCCCTCAGATGTCCGGAGGTTTTAACAGCACCTTAGTTCTTCCTGGACCCGAACCCCGGGCTTCTGTTCCCCCACTTCAGGTCAGCTTGGACGAATATGAAGGTTCTGACCAAGAGGGTGATCAGAAAGCTCATGAAATTGCTAACGGAAGTGAATCAAATGTAAAAAAGAGCGATAGACGGTTAAAGGAGAAGGCGAGAAAACAAAG GGAAATAGAAATCAGTGCCTTGGAGGAAAGGGCTTTACAGAAAGATATACCACAGACTCCAGATGAATTCGAGAAGTTGGTGAGGAGCTCTCCAAATAGTAGCTTCGTCTGGATTAAGTATATGGCATTTTTGTTAGACCTTGCGGATGTTGAGAAAGCACGTTCAGTAGCTGAAAG GGCTTTGAGAACAATAAACATTAGAGAGGAGGAGGAGAAACTCAATGTATGGGTAGCATACTTTAACCTTGAAAATGAATACGGGAGTCCACGGGAG GATGCTGTCAAGAAGATATTCCAAAGAGCCTTGCAGTATTGTGATCCCAAAAAGGTGCACTTGGCTCTTCTTGGAATGTACGAGAGGACTAAACAGAATGAACTGGCAGATGAACTTTTTGATAGAATGACCAAAAGATTCAAAACTTCGTGCAAG ATCTGGTTGCGCCGCATTCAGTTTTCTCTCACTCAAGGCAAGGATGTTGAATACATCAAATCTGTCGTAAACCGTGCGCTTCTTAGTCTGCCACAAAGCAAGCGTATAAAGTTTCTCACGCAGACTGCTATCCTGGAGTTCAAGTGTGGGGTGGCTGAGGAAGGGAGATCCAGATTTGAGCTGATCCTAAGGGAGTATCCGAAAAGAACAGATATTTGGAGTGTTTACCTAGACCAG GAAATTCGACTTGGTGACACGGAAATTATACGGGCATTATTTGATAGAGTGACATGCCTTAGTCTTCCTCCAAAAAAGATGAAG TTCTTGTTCAAGAAATACCTGCGATATGAGAAGGCTCAGGGCGATGAAGAAAGAATCGAGCATGTGAAGCAGAAGGCATTGGAGTACGTTGAGATCTCTAGAGCCTGA